A section of the Triticum dicoccoides isolate Atlit2015 ecotype Zavitan chromosome 7A, WEW_v2.0, whole genome shotgun sequence genome encodes:
- the LOC119330741 gene encoding uncharacterized protein LOC119330741 — translation MDRVQGGESMAPALAAPGTSPAADCRSTNQAAGDPSSAVRSIDGGWSGSDLSWRPDIQDIARVPDETPYSKVENPPRVCILCLVHGARLSCALYMARDGTILHGHMTARHLQLCHLQMC, via the exons ATGGATCGGGTGCAAGGAGGCGAGTCAATGGCGCCGGCGCTCGCCGCACCGGGAACCTCCCCGGCGGCCGACTGCAG ATCCACCAACCAAGCCGCCGGCGACCCGTCCTCCGCAGTCAGGTCGATCGATGGAGGGTGGTCGGGGTCGGATCTATCGTGGCGTCCAGACATCCAGGATATCGCGCGAGTCCCAGACGAAACGCCATACTCTAA AGTTGAAAACCCTCCGCGCGTCTGCATCCTGTGCCTTGTACATGGCGCCCGGCTGTCTTGTGCCTTGTACATGGCACGTGACGGTACCATACTCCACGGTCACATGACTGCCAGACATCTGCAGCTGTGCCATCTGCAAATGTGCTAG
- the LOC119331220 gene encoding uncharacterized protein LOC119331220: MDAVQSSSPYSPPSLRHKLRTTVCGCFGSPSSPGSSGERPHTGGGRARWRRRVAAAGEFRYDPLSYALNFDDGGCDDGDADAEDAAFRHRNFNSRLPPSPVPASRAVAIA; the protein is encoded by the coding sequence ATGGACGCTGTCCAGTCTTCGTCGCCTTACTCGCCGCCATCGCTGCGCCACAAGCTGCGGACCACCGTCTGCGGCTGCTTCGGCTCCCCGTCGTCGCCGGGAAGCAGCGGGGAGAGGCCGCACACCGGGGGCGGCAGGGCCAGGTGGAGGCGGCGCGTGGCGGCCGCAGGGGAGTTCAGGTACGACCCGCTCAGCTACGCGCTCAACTTCGATGATGGCGGCTGCGACGACGGCGACGCCGACGCAGAGGACGCCGCCTTCCGGCACAGAAACTTCAACTCGCGCCTGCCTCCCTCGCCGGTGCCGGCCTCCCGAGCCGTCGCCATCGCCTGA
- the LOC119330740 gene encoding uncharacterized protein LOC119330740, which produces MKQDIRKKTTVSNITGCLLFLQVFYLHSIDLGEISMAHDVFPRIKVFTADKIRAMINADKPMDSMRNRDFIFGISTPTDAAGSAYSGADDGFIAQQHGDAWACASKICDSLSLSHQVDDRCLAPYMTFCISRGTMQGGRINFLSLSMNE; this is translated from the exons ATGAAGCAAGACATTCGCAAGAAAACCACCGTGTCAAACATAACAGGATGTTTGCTTTTCTTACAG GTGTTCTATCTACACAGCATCGATCTGGGGGAGATAAGCATGGCACATGATGTGTTCCCCAGAATAAAAGTTTTCACAGCAGATAAAATTAGAGCCATGATTAATGCCGACAAACCGATGGATTCAATGAGGAACAGAGATTTCATTTTTGGCATTTCAACG CCAACAGATGCAGCTGGTTCAGCATATTCCGGGGCAGATGACGGCTTTATCGCACAGCAACATGGGGATGCTTGGGCATGTGCATCAAAGATATGTGATTCTTTGAGCTTGTCACATCAG GTTGATGACAGATGTTTGGCGCCATATATGACATTTTGCATCTCAAGGGGAACAATGCAAGGAGGCCGCATCAATTTTTTGAGTCTGTCGATGAATGAATAA